The genomic region TGTTAGAATTGTCGTCTTCTTTTTTGTTAATTTGACCGTAATACTACTTGTAAAATTGGATTACACAAGAACACGCGACAGCATTCTGTATCAAACAAAACAGTGGTTATATTCATGCTGCATCGTTCCTGTGAAGCCTTGTGCACGCTaaatggcggactccgccaccAACAATGAAAACTACAATAGAGAGTCATATTCATTGAATTTCTATTGTCTAAAATCTGCCAAACATAAATACTATCAAAAACAGGCCTTCGCttgatttagtggcatcttaGGTTTCAACCAGCTggaacttctcccagttagaattccttcagtgttcaggaggttttaactgggagccgaattatccacagaggtctcttactctccacaacaaacaaaccaggtgattaaaaccagtaaaaacactgaataagcagtttcatgttaaaaatcaggacctgctccctatgtagatttaaatggctcattctcaagtaaagaaaacataatgattcttattttcaggtgattatacactaaagaaaatatacttattatattccatttctgccaatatatctccctaaatcctgcacactggatcTTTGATTTTGAGAATTATATCTTTAAGATGGACTCTTACAACATGACATCCCACTAAAGAGTCATAAAAACCTTAACAAGTCGAGTTAAACATGAACAGTCTGATTAAAGACCCAACTACTGGTTGAATGTCTGTCCATAATAAGACAGCCCTGTCAGTCCGGATGACTGACAGTAATTAGAGTTATTACTCTTCAGCTCAGGATCTGGATGAACTATCTCTGTGTGCAACATGACCTCATTAAAAGATAATTAGCATTCATGTCATGTGAGACCAATCAGACACGCAGTGCCTCAGTATCACTTCATAATTAGGTCACCACAGAGTGGGGAACAGATTTTCTGCCCAGTGTATAGAGAACACtgaatgtttattattattattattaatattattgttaCTATAATTCTTGTAGCTTTGAAGTGACATAcatattttgagattttgtaCTTCTTGGAGAGATTTGTTTTGATGGATTCATACAGTTATGTCATGACTGTAACACTGTGTAGATTTGAGTAAACGTGTTGTTTATACTTAGTTATCAGTAGTATGTTTAATCTGCTCGCTTAATCAAGAGATCAATAACTTAGGGCACCCAGTGGATCAGTGGCTATGTCCTTGCCCCAGCGGCTGTGGGTTTGACTCCAGCTCATGGCCCcgtgctgcatgtcattccctctcatGCTCAACCTGTCCTGTCCCAAGCCATAATAATCATCCCATAGTGCCCTGATACACCAAGCCAATGGTCAGCAATCGGTCAATGTCAGGCCGTAGGTGAGCATTTGTTGCCATGTTTTTTGaggtgtgtcccacactgttggcactagttggcctttgttgtcttttttttcacccAAATCAGCATTTTGAATCAGCGTCGGAGATGGTAGGGCCCgtcggtgaatgaaatcactctaaTTGACAGCTCAGCCcagcgcacgagaagagaaactgaagtgaggaaagtaaacaaccACTGAGGTGTGCGATTGAAACAAACTTGCTATACTagctttgatattttttttagcaattgagctctttagcagaaaaaaatcagaattgtttgttattgtttgctagcaCGGTCAATGGTAAATAGACCTGCACTTGCGACTTCTCAAAGCACTTTAACATtcatccatacacacacactgggtgaTGCTACCACCTTAAACACACTTACACGCTGATGGAACATTTTGGGttcttgcccaaggatgctGCAACTCgtggagctggggatcgaaccaccaatcttccaattagtggacgacctgctctacctacTGAGGCACAGTTGCccagtaaatatcctttgttcctTCAAGATCAGGTtgttttgttaatgtgctaactggctaactagcgtcttgaatctgtcctgctGGTCCTctggttttccttttttaatgacaaactaTGACAACCTGCTGGTgcagagttatttcctctcacacaggtgcagaataCACGTGCTTGTTGGCCTATTATtcggtgcaactttttggccgaggcGCAGGTGATGTGAAGTGATGCACAGTCAACCTGCGTTGCCAcaagttctttgatgtcagatGGGCCCATCTCGTTATGTCTCTCTGTCCATgataacaaacacaaaaacccTCTAGCACGACTAAGCATTCATTTTCCCACACAGCACATGGTGCACACACTTGACTATCATGTAACATCCTCACTGTCTAACTCTCCCACATAACACGCTACCTGACTTCTCTTttccacctacacacacactttcccccCGCCATACATTACATGCACTGAGGTGTTGCCATAGTTCATCACTTGAGGAGATGACAGACAGTTTCAtagtgtctcacacacacacacacacacacacccacacacacagggccTGTATACACCCATATGTTGGTGCAGGAATGCGACCGAGCTgcatgtttctctgtgtgtgttgcaggccGAGGGTGTGTCGCCGCTGCCTCGCGCTAATCTCTCTGAAATCTGTCGAGTGAGCTCATCTGAGGGACAAAAAAACCTGACATCATGTtgacagtttttatttaaaaagtgatgaCTGAATATACCCGAACACGAAAACTGGGGAAATACTACACTGTTTTTCCAAAATGTGTTTCTCCACAGCTTCATATCTTTCAGCCTGATTCTCAGCAGCAGCCTGTGTCTGTTTTGATGAAGAGCTACAGTAAAGGCTGACTGTCAGAGTGGAAGCACTGGTCTTGGATAACTGGCTGAGTTGCTCTGTCGCTCATTGGCTGTGTTCCACTGTGCTCTGAGCAGCTGTTGCGGCATTAATTGGAAACTTTGGGCGTGTTGGATTCAGGTTAGTCAAGGAAGTAGTCGCTTCCAGCCGCCTCAGATTCCTGTTTTTCTATGATTGTTtaacctgttgttttttttatctcagtGAGCTGTAGCAGTCATGGTGCTTTCAAGACCTCTTTGGAAAAAAAGACCTCAGTTTAAAAAGTATAAATCCAATCACAACAGTGTTTCTATCACCAAACAAGTACAAGTAGTAGACCCAAATCGttgctctgctgttgtttctgACATCGGACAGGACATAACTCTTCTGATAGAGGCAGCGTTTGGGTGCGGCTTCTGAAAAATCCATCTGCAACATTGCAGAGATACTTTAAAGCCACAAAGGGGGAAATTTAGAGGCTGCTGATCAAACAATGCGTCGTCTGTGAGAGCAGACCGAAGCACATGACCTCGGCTCAGACGGCGAGTGCTTTCTCTGAAGCTTCATCACTGAGGCAGGTGTCTGGGAGGAAGAACTGGGTGCGACTGATCGAGAAAAGCGGCCCAGTTTATGAGCCAGTTGTGAAGCATGACTCCCATCCATCTTATCCTGATGACAAAGTAAAGGAACCTCCCAAAGCAAGTGGATGAGTTAAACATGAGTGATTCACCATTCAgctttttacagtgtaattatAGAACACAAAATTAGGACATGGGGTGTTTTTTGATTTGagataaataatgataataataattaatagtATTAGTAGTAGGAGAAGGGGTTAAGCATAAACTTAGATAATCTAATTCCAACAAAAGAAGATTTCATAAATGATACCACACCAGTTCTCTATAGATTGGATTCATGTCTTGAATATCTAGTGTTAAGGAttcaggaggatatattggcagaaatggatgTATAGATGTAGATATACCCAAAAATGAGAATCATAGTGCTTTGTTACCTTAGagtgagccgtttatatctacatagggagcaggccCATgcttctacagtggcccagaatggacaaaccaagcactTGCTCTGATTAGGGCCACCCTTGTTAGCTGCCCCTCCGCAACGAGCCAAACAgcagtggaaaaacactgatttttaacatgaaactgctttattcagtgtttctaccagtttaaatcactgtgtctgtttgttttggagaggaagagacctctgtggataattcagctcctggtaaaaacctcccaaacatctagatcttaagttatcagagaataaaggtgagcacacgttagcaggtgctgggctagttgCCTGTTTGCAACAAGCCGAACAGCATtggaaacatgaacatgaaactGCGTTATTCAGTGTTCCTCGTAGTTTAAatcaggggtctcatttataagcATTGCGTAAGCAAacaacaaggcctgaaagaggtgtacaccacttcccatgcaaaagttctgatgtataaaaacagacttgatgggagaaactttgacccatgcttacagacattttatagacagGAAAAtggcgacgcagatggtgaggtggaagcctaaTTGTAGGAATTGGCTTccctacgcattgttttataaattagacaccaggtctgtttggagaggaagagatctctaCGGACAAATCGGCTCCTGAacgatgaacactgaaggaattctaactgggagttcACACCAGCTTTTTAGCTTTTTGCAATCTGGAATCCTCACTGCTtgacgccactaaatcccacatgcTGCTTCTTTAAGCCATTTCTTTGTAATTATGTTTGTAGCAGCTTCACTCATTGTTCCAAATTATTGTTAATTGTTTCAATAAAATTCGTAGATATTGAAAGTAGAAGCCCAAAAGGAAGTCTGTCCCACGTACAAGTAGCTTTTGTCCCAAATATAGTCTCAAATTCTGTATAAATCTTACATCAAAAAGTATTTACTTTTGAACAGGCCCAAGTCTAGTGATAATGTTTAGCTTCTACTGAGCCACAGTTCCTCCAGCAGAGTGGTGACACCTCGGAGCAGGTGTAATGAAATGCGTACTAAGACTCTTACAGCCACAAATTTTGTCCAGACGTCTTCTGGAATGAAGCTGTTTcccatttttgtttaatgtaAGTAGTACTTGCTTTCTTAACCCTCTAAAGTCCCACATATAGTCTTGAAATTACTTTAAGTCCTGAAATTGTCCCAACGgcaccaataaaagcttttcaaaagttgttttaaaaagCCTTTTACTCCCTAACATGGACTTTTAGCTGATTACTTGGTGTTATATTATaataaaagctgttttttcCCAGAGAGCCGACGTTGAGTTCAGCGAAACTCGCTCTCTCTGATCCCAAGCAGGATGACTTTTCATTTTGGCAGGTTAACACCCTGAAACATCTGAGTCATGGGTGTGGCCTTACTGTATGTGGCATCTGTGCTGGTCAAACCTGACTgtcgctctctgtctctctgtgtctttgcgTGTTTgtggagagaggaagagcgaTAGAGAGgaatgttgtcatcatgtttgCACTCATGGTGCATTTTAATGATCAGCTGACGAAGGACGGGGGCAATTTAGAAGTGGAAATTACCCAATCACTCACTTTAGAGTGAGACGTGGAGATAATTCAGCAGCTGTTGAGAATAAGTTGAACTCATTTAGAGCTCAAGAGTtcaaccaaatgtttttttcctaactTGAGCCTTTAATTTTCAGTCCAGCCTCGATTCTGATCTGACCTCAAATCGGCCAAAAACTATACATACTAATATACTATATATTTTTGCCATCAATTGtttaatgtttatattgtaGGCGGGAAAGGCAGTGTTGCAGTCACAAATGTGAAACGATACAAGAAAAAATCTGACATCCCCCCCCCCATTTCCCTTGTTCGCTTTCCCCTGATCCCGTCCACCCTGACCCGATAAACCCTGACAAGGAGAGACCATAGTGCCGCAACTGCAAATACAAGTAGCTTAGTTAAGTAAGGCAGAGATTGACTAACAATCACAACTGTCTTCGTAATTATTATCACCATCATACAAGACAATGTACATGGACTTAGAACAGGCACAAACCaataacatgcaaaaaaaaaataaaaaaaaaataagataaaataaaataaaatgaaatgaaataaaaataaataattaataataatattaaaaattcTTTGACATATATATGACTGTAAGACAAAGAGAAATACTGACCATGTTTTAgcacaaagaaaacattttgcCATCGGCTCAAAATCTCAAACACTTGAATATGATGTCAAATTAAATAGCTTAAACAAAAGTGACTCAAGTATCAGATTAAGTCAGACATCAGAGTGAGTTTTTGTTAAATTTTGAAGAGCGACGTGTCAGTTGTTTTGAGTTTTTCATATTTGATGTATTGCCTCGCCCCTCCGTCCCTTATGTTGATTTTTTGTTCGACATTATTGTGTCTCAGCACCACTTTCAGAAAGATACAGTCATTGGTTTTATGTATAGCGTTACAACTTCAGAGCTAAACCTTCTTTCTCTGACTCTGACAGCATCAAACAAACCAACACCTAACCACTATTATAGAGCTGCTACTATGACGACAACCTCTCATACCATCATAGTCACTACTGCTGGAGTCCGTTACAGTAACATTAATTGTGATCGACAGCAGAtcctgtctctttaaaaacacaatgttaCAGTCCCAAGCAGGAATAACCAGACACATGTACATGCACTCAGAGCTTAATGCCCTAATAGTGGTTCAGCTGAATGGCACGTTCACTTTAAATCTGGAAATACCAGAGTCTGAGCCTGTGAACAAGAGCTGCATGCACCCTGGGCTAGACCCATAGCTGTGCATACACTTAGAAACCTCAAATACAAAGCTCacaaattgaattaaaaaataatgtaaacagaAACATGAAGAAAGAGGAGGCAAACTACAACAAAGGTGACCAGGGCTAAACTTTAAAATTAAGATTACGTCCTCTTTAAAAAAGTTCCTGCAGgctgagctggagctgataaaacCAGTTGTGTCTTTGATCACGTTCCAACAGTTAAAACACAACAGATTCATCAGCAGTGGTTTAATGAGAGATTTAAAGCTAAAGATGAATCATCTGTTCTTTAgattttttcttctctgtctcttatTTCTAACAGCTACTCATCCTGCCTGTGCATTTAACATATTGTTTATTTGCTTCAGACCTCACACTAGTAAACATTATTTCCAGTTTTAAATCCTGTCTTACTCATGaaacacaaatcacacacaGCCTTACCTTGGTGGGGTGCTGCAGTCAGTGTGCAGAGATGTGTgaaagctgctgctgatgtaGAGTGCAGGCAAATTACTGTCTCGTCCACCTGTCCCACCTGTACCTCTACAAGCCTCTCCTTGGACACACCCACAGTGCCGCCCTCCCTGGGGGCTGTGGAGTGGAGCGTCagacacttcatttcctgctttCTTGTAAATTCTTGCACAACTTTGTGTCTTCACTGTATCAGTTCATGAGGGAAATGTCTTTACTTGtgtaaaggaaaacacacattttaggAGCATTATCAGAACATATAACGCAGTGAGACTTTGAGGCATTTTGTGGTGCTTTCAGGTATTTATTATCCAGCGGCCTGTGGCACCGGCTGCACGTCAGTTCTCTCTTAACTTAAATGTTTATTGATAATACATCAACAGAGCTTTCACAAATATGCGGAATGAAAGTATCGCTCTCCCGCTCAAAATTAGTATGATTGtgaataaatcattttaaaaaattgtcaGGTGTGAAATGAACGTTCTGTTGACCTCTGTGTCTGACGTTTGGTTACAGCTTTGGTTATTAGTCAAACATAATCCAGTGTTGGGGTAACCCATTACTTAAGTAACACATTACAGCAATATATTATGTTTTAGCAGCAACAAAGTAATATTCCACATTACCAACAGGCCTTATCACATTTACAGCTCTACACCGCTCCACTTCCACCAGTACGCCACCAGAAAAAATAGCATCCGAAGGTTGTTGggtgttgtcatgtcatgtaggctacataataGAAGGGTGCTGGTGATCAGCACATTTGGGTCATGTCGCACTGTGTGTTATCGTGTTCAGTGCTTTCCATTAATATACCTGCAGTGTCTTCAACATATCCCATTATGCTTTGCGTTCTAACTGAGGATTCCCACCAAAAGCGACATAGTCGCCTGCGGGTGCTCTGGTCGCTCTGACATCGCTCACAGTGCCAGCTCCAgcagagccaggcgctgcagttgtgTCCATCTAGGCTAACCGGCTGTGCACTTTACAAGGATGAACAAATATACTATCATTTATGTCTTCACTATGTATTATTCATGACTGTCattacacaattaaaataacactaataaacaCAGTCATTGAGTCTAATTATTATGATTTTACCCTCCTGTTGTCACGTAGGAccactgagaaatgtaattgGTGGTAAATAAGCGGGAGCTtatttggagggaaaaaaataagcCTATATATATAGCATGTACATCTTCAGTTTCCTCTTTCACCATGGATCGCACTTCCGGAAGTCTCCTTTGTATTGCATCGGCGTATTTGCTGAGGAAACGCAGGGCCCGGAGCCGTCGGCCCGTCTGGGTCCACAGAGTCCTGCAAACCCAGTCTGCATTTGGATGCTGCTTCAGCTgcggcgctgctcatttgcataaagttcagcttctctcaacttctacTTGACACTTTGGTCGCTGGCATCGCACCGCTCGCTGCAGCCGACGCCCCTGACGCCCTTCGTCACCCTTCGTCGCCGTTCGTCACCAGCgtgcattgaaaatgaatggctgctggCTGCTTATGACGCTCATGCAGCTTTTGGTGGGAATCCACGGTAAAGCTGCTGAAAGTGGCAGAgataaggagctggcctccaGTTTGCTTTTTCCTTGATCTcagtgatcggcacatctgggtgatgttagtaaatggtaaatgatAAATGGACCCACACTTgtattttcaattcaattcaacctTTATTTGAATTCGGAGGATCATTGCTAGCAAGCCCTCATTTACAATGGCGCCTCTCTAGTCTTTCGACCACTGAaaacacttttacactacaagtcacattcacccattcacacacatattcatacactggtggccgaggctaccatacaaggtgccacatGCCACTCAGTTATTTTAACACCCTCACACACCGATAGAACAGCTATCGGGGctatttggggttcagtatcttgcccaaggatacttcgaaaTGAGAGTCACACGATTAGTGAAAGACCCATGCTGCCTCTGAGCCTCagtgttttcattcacatcTCCGACAACTACAGAGCAGTGCCAGCACACCGTCCCGTTCTTATGCATAATTTTCTCTCTGGTGCTGCCGTAGCTGATTGGCACACTGGGAACCAGTATTTGGGTAATTCTATGGTTCGGCCACTGTTCCTGGTGGCCTGACCTGCtccctgtccagggtgtaccttgccTTTTGCCCAACATAAGTTGGggtaggctccagcctccccgtGATCCCCAACAGAATAAGTGATTACGGAAATGAATAAAAGATCGTTtatatcatatctaatataGTGTTTTCTTGCTAGATTTGTgcttgtggaaaaaaatagtCCAGATGTTGAAACTATCGCTGCAGATCCTGAGCTGACCTGGGCACTCGGCGCTAAGCTGCATCCAGTGTGAACAGTCCATTGAGGAGAGTGATGTTGTTCCAAACATAGTTTTTCAGGACAGGAAGAGCTCTATGTATACACTAACTGACAAGCAGTTACTGCGAGATTATAGATGTAATTGGCAGTCTGTTTAAACTTGTTGgacaacaaactcacacaggaTTTAGAGCACCCTGCTTTCCCCCAGATACTTATTGTACTTTGCTTCATTGCCGTTTGCTCCTTCCAGTCTGTTTTTGGAGTACATACGTCCACAGTGTGCCTGGTTGTGCATAGAGTCTCAGAATGTCCCAGTCGTCTTCTGAACAGCATTGGTGAAGTTTCCCTCCAGAGTGGAGCAAGAGGTGCACCcccaacagtttttttttataccacTGGATTCCACAAACTGTGTGAAGTCACAGACATGACTCCTGCCTGACGATGATCAGTTTGAAAACAGAAAGAATGAACATCCTATATGTGTCCCTTTCTGTAAAACCATCAACTCAAGGATTCTCCTGGAAAGCATCATTGAGATTGATTTTGAGGCATAAGATGTGACGATCCCGTCAATGGACAGCTGCTTTTGTGAAATATGAAATGAACAATACCTTGAGACAAAAAGTATTTGATCAAGTTTATTTACAAGCCTTCATTTTAACAAGGTAATGTATGCAGAAGTTTTTGAAGAGGATAATAGGGaaagatttttttctgcaggagtgagacaaaaataaaatggctccCAAAAGGTGCATGGGGGTGAgcttgatttaatttaatataaaagTGAGCACATAATATTTAAGCTCTGACAACACACTCCCAGTCTGTTTGCTAAAAATAtgatatttaattttacttCGGCCAACGCAGTGGCTCATCCATAGAGATAATTTACACTTAAACTGCGACCTTTCTCTGTCAGTTTCATAAAAATGGTGCAGCTGATAAGACAAAGGTAACAGGATGTTATTTCTTATTTCTATGGCTCCATTTCTGCCCTCATGTTGGTCATTTACAGCATTTTCTCTTTTCAACGTGCAGCACTTTGTTGCAGCGGGGGCACGTGTGGTACGCATCCTTGAACTTATTCATGAAGAAGGGAATCAGGCAGCAGCACAGGACtaacctgcaaaacacacacacacagagttagtgtcacacagctgtacataagaatttgctttgttttgaaCATTCAGCATTTGTAGttttgatttgttgttcacTTTTTATGAACTGTACAGAAGTTATTGCGGTGGGGAGGAGGGCTGAATCttatatttaattttgtaagtttttgaaaataaagCCCTGGTGCACAGACAGCATTGTTGTCCTTTGCAGACGGTCTGCTGGGACTAAACAAATTATTGCGGCCATGCTAAAAGGCTGACAACCACCCTGAGGCACACACTCACCCGCAGCAGATGAAGAGTAGGCACATCAGCCAGGCATAGGTCCCTGCTTTGTAGTTGACATTGGTCATGACCTGCTGCTGGCAGGAGGTGCAGGTCGTCATGCCGGGAGAATCACCCAGCGCCCCATCGTAGCTCACAAATCTCTTTTTGCCATCTCCAGATTCCAAACCTGCATTGAGGTTGCCTCCTCCGCTGGTGTACACTGATGGAGGGAGAGGGTAGGGGAGACGAGAAGGGAGGGCGAAAGAAAGATAGGATGAGTAGGGTTActtatctatccatccatccattttctaaccgcttatcttcttgagggtcgcgggggggctggagcctatcccagctgacattgggcgagaggcagggtacaccctggacaggtcgccagactatcacagggc from Epinephelus moara isolate mb chromosome 18, YSFRI_EMoa_1.0, whole genome shotgun sequence harbors:
- the LOC126404924 gene encoding lipopolysaccharide-induced tumor necrosis factor-alpha factor homolog, encoding MTDSEQPTQPPSYNVKTYDVHTPFTPYQRPDGSTNVTPVYTSGGGNLNAGLESGDGKKRFVSYDGALGDSPGMTTCTSCQQQVMTNVNYKAGTYAWLMCLLFICCGLVLCCCLIPFFMNKFKDAYHTCPRCNKVLHVEKRKCCK